The Styela clava chromosome 13, kaStyClav1.hap1.2, whole genome shotgun sequence genome has a window encoding:
- the LOC120332362 gene encoding collagen alpha-6(VI) chain-like — MLQEQLKKYLYICLYIHACQEASKCEQNAEETGCDPISTPENGKIYCTNGNIVGSECAFACAPYHSLVGSSKIKCLQTSSGLKWSNSTVVLCKINRCKPEIDMHVPGKFVTCSKTNEVTSVCHFKCLKPWYMVFPTRTIRCLPNQQWSGKIPCCGRSCGLFRPTDIYIILESSEYIGVNAWVKMKKSFKDMLGRFDISSESMKISAMRFNKDVDTDNIIHMDDSEFWYKFDRLPHGGKGSNTGKAIRYLVNNMMNKESGNRIDVLDVVYLFSSGKFDDDVSEASRELRESGALVYVSAISSSEPWFNKEKLNQIAGGGKYHLDLLDSEDAIEYPYYYPWPGICGRGC, encoded by the exons ATGCTTCAAGAACAGTTAAAAAAATACCTCTACATTTGCTTGTATATTCATGCATGTCAAGAAGCTTCGAAATGTGAACAAAATGCCGAAG AAACAGGATGTGATCCAATTTCAACTCCAGAGAATGGAAAAATATATTGTACCAATGGCAACATCGTGGGTTCTGAATGTGCATTTGCATGTGCGCCTTATCATTCGTTAGTTGGATCAAGTAAAATCAAATGTTTACAAACGTCATCTGGATTGAAATGGTCGAATTCAACTGTGGTTTTATGcaaaa TCAATCGATGCAAACCAGAGATCGACATGCATGTTCCGGGCAAATTTGTGACTTGTTCAAAAACAAATGAGGTCACTTCtgtatgtcattttaaatgtttaaaaccATGGTACATGGTATTTCCCACAAGGACAATCAGATGCTTACCGAACCAACAATGGAGCGGGAAAATTCCATGTTGTGGTC GTTCTTGCGGTCTGTTCCGACCTACggatatttatataattttggaatCTTCTGAATACATTGGAGTGAATGCTTGGGTTAAAATGAAGAAATCTTTCAAGGATATGTTGGG GAGATTCGACATATCTTCGGAATCAATGAAGATTTCTGCAATGCGATTTAATAAGGATGTGGACACCGACAATATTATTCATATGGATGACTCGGAATTCTGGTATAAATTTGATAGACTGCCTCACGGTGGAAAAG GATCAAATACTGGCAAAGCAATTCGGTATCTTGTCAACAACATGATGAACAAAGAATCTGGTAATCGCATCGATGTATTGGACGTTGTTTATTTATTCTCTTCAGGAAAATTTGATGATGATGTTTCTGAAGCATCGAGGGAATTACGAGAAAGTGGAGCGTTA GTATATGTCAGTGCTATTTCTTCATCAGAGCCATGGTTCAATAAGGAAAAGTTGAATCAAATCGCAGGAGGAGGGAAATACCATTTGGATTTGTTAGACAGTGAAGATGCTATTGAATATCCTTATTATTATCCTTGGCCGGGAATTTGCGGACGAGGTTGCTAG